The following is a genomic window from Amycolatopsis sp. BJA-103.
GTTCCGTTCGGTCCGGTTCGCCAAGCGGTTCCTCTCGTTCGCGGAACTGCCGGAGGAGACCGCGTTCCGGCGCAGCTACACGATGTACGACCAGGCCGAGCTCGCCGGGCTGCTGAACCCGGATCTCGCCGGCGCCGTCGACGACGTGATCACCGAGCACGCGGACACCTATCACGACAACACGTTGACCGACTTCGTGAACCGCATGTGCCTCGCCGACTCCCGGCTCTTCCTGCCGGGACTGAACCTCGCCTACACCGACCGGTCCAGCATGGCGGCCTCCACCGAGGTGCGGACGCCGTTCGTCGACATCGAGGTCGTGAAGGCCGCGTTCCGGATCCCCGGCGACAAGAAGATCGTGAAGCGCCAAGGGAAGATGGCGCTCAAGGAAGCGGCGCTGTCGATCCTCCCCGCCGAGATCGTGCACCGGCCGAAGGGCCTGTTCAGCGCACCGCTGCGGGCTTGGATGAGCCGCGACCTCGCGCCGTTGGTGCGCGAGGTGACGAACGAAGGTGAATTGGTGAAGGCCGGGTTCCTCCGTCGTGAGGCCCTGCAACGGCTCGTCGACGAAGACGCGTCCGGGCAGCAGGACCGGTCCAAGCATCTCTGGCACATCTTGACCCTCGAGTACTGGTATCGCGGCGCCGTCGAGGCCCGCGCGAACTCCGCCTCCTAGGAGCGACGTGAAGCAGGTAGTGCAGAACTACAAGAGCGGGGAGCTGGCGCTCCTCGACGTCGAAGTCCCCGCGTGCAAACCGGGGGGTGTGCTGGTCCGCACCGCCTATTCGCTGATCTCCACCGGCACCGAGATGATGAAGGTGTCCGAGGCGAGCCTTTCCCTGGTTGGCAAGGCGAAGGCGCGGCCGGACCAGGTCGCGAAGGTGATGCAGAGCGTCGCGACCAACGGGCTCGGCGCCACCTACCGCAAGGCGATGAACAAACTCGACTCGTACACGCCACTGGGCTACTCGCTGTGCGGGGTGGTCGAGGAGGTCGGCGCGGGCATCCACGACGTCGCCGTCGGGGACTACGTGGCGTGCGCCGGGAACGAGCACGCGCTGCACGCGGAACTGAACTGGGTACCCAAGAACCTGTACTCCAAGGTGCCCGACGGCGTCGACCCTCGGCACGCCGCCTTCGGCACCGTCGGTTCGATCGCGATGCAGGGTGTCCGCCAGGGCGAGCCGCAGATCGGCGACATCGCGCTGGTCATCGGGCTCGGCCTGATCGGCCAGCTGGTCGTGCAGTTGCTGGTCGCCTCCGGGGTCCGCGTCGTCGGTGTCGACCCGGACCCGTCGCGCTGCGCGCTCGCCGAACAGCTCGGCGCGCTCAAATGCGGTGACCCGGGCTCCGGCGTCATCGACACGGCGGTCGCGGAGATCAGCTCCGGGCACGGCGTCGATCAGGTGTACCTCGCCGCGGGCGGCAGCACGAACGAGCCGGTGGAGCTGGCCGCGAAGCTGGCCCGCGACCGCGGCCGGGTGATCGACATCGGCAAGTGCTCGCTGAACCTGCCGTGGAACGCCTACTACGAAAAGGAACTCGACGTCCGGTTCTCCCGTTCGTACGGCCCCGGCCGCTACGACCCGGAGTACGAACTGGAAGGCCGCGACTACCCGATCGGCCAGGTCCGCTGGACCGAGCGCCGCAACCTCGAATGCGTCGTCGACCTGATGGGCAGCGGCCGTCTCGACGTCGAGCCGCTGATCTCGCACATGTCGGACTTCGCCGACGCCGTCGAGACGTACCGGAAGCTGAACGAGGGCGAGCTCAAGGCCGTCGCGGTGCTGTTCGAGTACGAGAAGCGGGCCGCCACCACTACCGAGCACGTCACCTCGGTTTCCGTGCCCAAGCCGTCGACGGTGCGCGCGGCGCCGAAGGCCGGTGGAGTGCGGATCGGGTTCATCGGCGCGGGCAACTACGCGTCCTCGATGCTCCTGCCGCATCTGGCGGAGATGGAGCACGTCCACCTCACCGAGGTCGTCACCACCTCCGCGCTCTCGGGCGCGAACGCCAAGCGCAAGTTCGGGTTCGCCCGTGCCACCACCGATCTCGACACGATGCTCGAAGACTCCGCGATCGACGCGGTGTTCATCGTGACCCGGCACAGCTCGCACGCCGAGCTGACCAGGCGGGCGCTGCTCGCGGGCAAGGCCGTCTTCGTCGAGAAGCCGCTCGCGCTCTCGGAGAAGGAACTCGAGGTCGTGCTCGGCGCGATCGAGGAGTCCGGCAACGACCGGCTGCAGGTCGGCTTCAACCGCCGGTTCGCCCCGCTGCTGAACGAGTCGGTGCTCCACTTCGGCCCGCGGATCGGCCCGGCCTCCGTGCGGTACCTGGTCAACGCCGGTCAGCTCGACGCCGGCAGCTGGTACAACCAGGCCGACAGCGAGGGCTCGCGGTTCGCGGGCGAGGGCGGTCACTTCATCGACACGGTCAGCTGGCTGCTCGGGTCCGACCCGGTCTCGGTGTACGCCACCGCGACGCCCGGCCACCAGGACCTGCAGATCCTGCTGCGCTACCCGGACGGCTCGACCGCGTCGATCGCGTACACCACCAGCGGTTCGTCGGCGTTCCCCAAGGAGACGATCGACGTCACCGCCGACGGCAAGGTGCTGAAGTTCGACGACTTCGCGCGCGCGTCGGTGTTCGGCCGCAAGAAGTGGGCCAGCTCCCGTATCCCCAAGGGGCGCGACAAGGGGCAGGCCGCCGAGCTCGAAGCGTTCGTCAACGCGCTCAAGACCGGGGTCGCGATGCCGGTTTCGGTCGACTCGCTCGTCTCGACGACGCTGGCCACGCTCGCGGTCAACCGCAGCCTCGAAACCGGTGCTCCGGTGCGGATCAACGCCACTGAGCTTGGTGGCGGAGCTGACCGGACGGCGCGGAAATGACCAGACGCGTGAACCCGCCCGGCCGTAGGCCCCGCTATCGCGGTGGCAGGGCGCCTTCTGCACTCAACGCGACGTCGTGGACCGACCAGCGCCCTGCCGACGTCGATCGCGGTCGCGGGTTCACCGAAGACAACAAGGAGGGGCTGGGCTGATGGATCCGTCCTGGTACCTGCGAAGACTGTCGCGGATGGGGCCCGCCGAGATCGCGGGCCGGGTCACCGACGTCGTGCGCAAACGCCAGTGGCGCGGGGTCGCCGGGGACAAGGCGGCCTGGCTGCCGGACCGCCGGTTCGCGCCGGTGCCCGGTGACGAGGTCCTCGCCGCCGTCTCCGGTGAAGCGGTGAAGGATCTGCTCGTCACCGCCGACCGCCTGATGGACGGCCGCGCCGAGTACTTCGGCGTCGAACGGGAAGACCTCGTCGACCCGGATTGGTCGTTCGACCCGAAGACCGGCCGACGCGCGCCGTCCGATGTGTACTCCTTCGACATCCCTTATCGGAGCGAGGACGCCGTCGGCGACATCAAGCAGATCTGGGAGCCGTCGCGGCACCAGCACCTCACCGTGCTGGCCGCCGCGTACGCGCTGACCGGCGAAGACCGGTACGCCGAGCGGGTCGCCGCGCACCTGAAGTCGTGGTGGGCGGCCAACCCGCCGATGCGCGGGGTGCACTGGCTCAGCGGGATCGAGCTCGGCATCCGGCTGTTGTCGTGGGTGTGGGTCCGGCGGCTGCTCGACGGCTGGGCGCCCGCCCCGGCGCTGTTCGAGGACAACCCGGTGGCGCTCGACCAGATCTGGCACCACCAGCGCTGGCTGGCCGCGTTCCCGAGCCGGGGTTCGTCGGCGAACAACCACGTGATCGCCGAGGACGCCGGGCAGCTCGCCGCCGCCTGCGCGTTCGCCTGGTTCCCCGAGTCCGGCCAGTGGCGGGACGGCGCGCTGGCGTCGTTGGACAAGATGCTGCGGCACAACACCTTCGACTCCGGACTCAACCGCGAACTCGCCACCGAGTACCACGGACTCGTGCTGGAACTGGGGCTCGCCGGGGCGCTGGAGGCGAAGGCCGCCGGTGTCGTGGTGCCCGAGTCGACCTGGCTCGTGCTGCTCCGGATGACCGACGCGCTGGCGTCCATTGTGGACAATCGACTGCGCCCGCCCCGGCAGGGTGACGCCGACGACGGCTTCGGTCTCATCGTGGACGGCGACGAGACGAGCCGCTGGGCGTCGCTACTCAATACCGGCGCTGTCCTTTTCGGACGGTCGGACTGGTGGCCGGAAGTGCGCGGCGGAGATGTCCGCACACCGCTCTTCGCCGCACTGGCCAAGGACATCCAGGTCGCCGCCCCGCGTCCGGCCCGGCGACGGGACGACTTCACCGACGCCGGGATGACCATCCTGCGCGACGGCGAGATCTGGGCCCGGTGCGACGGGGGCCCGCACGGCTTCCTGTCCATCGCCGCCCACGCGCACGCG
Proteins encoded in this region:
- a CDS encoding bi-domain-containing oxidoreductase, giving the protein MKQVVQNYKSGELALLDVEVPACKPGGVLVRTAYSLISTGTEMMKVSEASLSLVGKAKARPDQVAKVMQSVATNGLGATYRKAMNKLDSYTPLGYSLCGVVEEVGAGIHDVAVGDYVACAGNEHALHAELNWVPKNLYSKVPDGVDPRHAAFGTVGSIAMQGVRQGEPQIGDIALVIGLGLIGQLVVQLLVASGVRVVGVDPDPSRCALAEQLGALKCGDPGSGVIDTAVAEISSGHGVDQVYLAAGGSTNEPVELAAKLARDRGRVIDIGKCSLNLPWNAYYEKELDVRFSRSYGPGRYDPEYELEGRDYPIGQVRWTERRNLECVVDLMGSGRLDVEPLISHMSDFADAVETYRKLNEGELKAVAVLFEYEKRAATTTEHVTSVSVPKPSTVRAAPKAGGVRIGFIGAGNYASSMLLPHLAEMEHVHLTEVVTTSALSGANAKRKFGFARATTDLDTMLEDSAIDAVFIVTRHSSHAELTRRALLAGKAVFVEKPLALSEKELEVVLGAIEESGNDRLQVGFNRRFAPLLNESVLHFGPRIGPASVRYLVNAGQLDAGSWYNQADSEGSRFAGEGGHFIDTVSWLLGSDPVSVYATATPGHQDLQILLRYPDGSTASIAYTTSGSSAFPKETIDVTADGKVLKFDDFARASVFGRKKWASSRIPKGRDKGQAAELEAFVNALKTGVAMPVSVDSLVSTTLATLAVNRSLETGAPVRINATELGGGADRTARK
- a CDS encoding heparinase II/III family protein encodes the protein MDPSWYLRRLSRMGPAEIAGRVTDVVRKRQWRGVAGDKAAWLPDRRFAPVPGDEVLAAVSGEAVKDLLVTADRLMDGRAEYFGVEREDLVDPDWSFDPKTGRRAPSDVYSFDIPYRSEDAVGDIKQIWEPSRHQHLTVLAAAYALTGEDRYAERVAAHLKSWWAANPPMRGVHWLSGIELGIRLLSWVWVRRLLDGWAPAPALFEDNPVALDQIWHHQRWLAAFPSRGSSANNHVIAEDAGQLAAACAFAWFPESGQWRDGALASLDKMLRHNTFDSGLNRELATEYHGLVLELGLAGALEAKAAGVVVPESTWLVLLRMTDALASIVDNRLRPPRQGDADDGFGLIVDGDETSRWASLLNTGAVLFGRSDWWPEVRGGDVRTPLFAALAKDIQVAAPRPARRRDDFTDAGMTILRDGEIWARCDGGPHGFLSIAAHAHADALSVEVRHDGVDILADPGTYCYHGEPKWRSYFRSTAGHNTLELSRADQSVSGGPFLWTKHAVTTVIAAGTPSRWSAEHDGYAPAVHRRSVELEDSVLRVLDEVRGGEAQHCRLAFHFGPAVEVTLSGETAALSWTVDGRSRKASLALPPELQWSAHRGETTPPMGWYSAGFGRREPSWTLLGSGLAADGAAFTTALTFDSGNEDPPL